Proteins encoded together in one Camelina sativa cultivar DH55 chromosome 9, Cs, whole genome shotgun sequence window:
- the LOC104715468 gene encoding F-box protein At5g65850-like, whose protein sequence is MVLRKSNDFRVLTLGTGELTWRKIECSIPHWSVSRGEKCINGVVYYIAHCDATRFQKPYKLVCFDIRFEKFKFLDVDSEIWGSLLVNFEGKLGIIPGDAFFFSGETTKLVMWVLDDVHNEKWSKHIYQFPSLWKNLVGDNSLKVVGLTGTCEIVFSPSYIYQDAFYVIYYNVVKNTVRRAEIQLGVVPDSGLMVGTSVDHVENMEVLGSS, encoded by the coding sequence ATGGTATTGCGCAAGTCTAATGATTTTCGAGTTTTGACATTAGGAACAGGAGAACTAACATGGAGAAAAATTGAATGTTCCATACCCCATTGGTCTGTATCTCGTGGTGAGAAATGCATCAATGGAGTTGTGTATTATATTGCTCATTGCGATGCTACTAGATTTCAAAAACCTTACAAACTAGTTTGCTTTGACATCCGGTTTGAAAAATTCAAGTTTCTTGATGTGGACAGTGAGATTTGGGGATCACTTCTAGTAAATTTCGAGGGTAAATTGGGCATAATCCCTggtgatgctttttttttcagtgGCGAAACTACAAAGCTTGTGATGTGGGTTCTAGATGATGTCCACAATGAGAAATGGTCGAAGCATATCTACCAGTTTCCGTCCTTGTGGAAGAATCTAGTTGGGGATAACTCGCTAAAAGTTGTAGGGCTGACTGGTACATGTGAAATTGTGTTCTCCCCATCTTATATATATCAGGATGCTTTCTACGTTATCTATTACAATGTGGTGAAGAACACTGTCAGAAGAGCTGAAATCCAATTAGGAGTTGTTCCTGACAGCGGTCTGATGGTGGGTACCTCTGTTGACCATGTAGAAAATATGGAAGTGCTCGGGAGTTCATAG